The stretch of DNA CGGCCGCATCGTTCCGGGATGCGTCCCTTCCCGCCGCCCTTGTCGTCGAGCTGCGGGGCTACGGAGCGACAGCGGATCTGAGTCCGGCGGTCCGGACGGCGCTGGCCGGAGATCTCGGCGAGGTATGACCGGGGAAGGGAGCTGCGCGGCCTTGGGTGGATGGGTGGATGCGGTCTATCTGGCTGCGTGGGGCAGTGGTATAATGAATTGGACCTTTTCTTGCGCAAGGGAAGGGCCCTGGTCGTTCGATAAGTGTGCGGCAGCGCGACGGGTGCGGCACGCGCGGAGCGCGGAGCGCGCCATCGGGGGACATCATGATGGGTCATTCGTTGTCGAGGGCGGCCGCGGTCGCCCTTCTGCTCGGTCTGCTCTTTCTATTGCCCGGCAGCGCCTCGGCCTCCTGGATCTCGCTGGGTGGCGCGGAGGGAACGCAGGTCGAAGTGAGGGTCCTGGACTCCTCGCCCGACCGGATCCTTCTCGAGTGCTCGGTTCCCGGCTTCTACGCCGAGCCGATCGAGATCGATGGGCGGACCTACCACCGCATCTCGCTGGCGGGCGAGAGCAACCTGATCGAGAAGGGGCTTCCCGACCTGCCTCATGTCTGCCGGAGCGTGATCATCCCCGATCAGGCGAGGATGGATGTGCGCGTCGTCGACAGCGTCGTCGAGGAGTTCGCGGCCTATCCCGTGGCGCCTTCCAAGGGGAACATCCTTCGAACGGTCAACCCCGCCGATGTCCCGTTCGTGTTCGACGCGTTCTATGAAAGAGACCAATGGTGGCCCGTCGAGTCGGCGCGCGGCGGGGCCCCCTACATCCTGCGCGACTTCCGGGGGCTGACGGTCGAAATCCTGCCTTTCTCGGCCCATGGCGCCGACGGGAGCCTCCGGGTCGCGAGCAGGATGACACTCGAGGTCGCGGCCGCGGGGCTCGATACGAGGAACGCGCTGGTTCGCGGGGCGCCGCCCGAGAAGGTCGTCGCTGAGTTCTCCCGGATCTACGGACGGCACTTCCTCAATTGGGAGACGAGCCGCTACGTCCCGGTGGCCGAGCAGGGCCGGATGGTGGTGATCGTCCACGACGCCTTCCGCGCGGCCATGCTTCCGTTCGTCGAGTGGCGCAATCAGATGGGGATTCCGACGAGCCTGGTGGACATCTCGACGATCGGCAACACGGCGACGCTGATCGACGCCTACATCACCAACCTCTATCAGACGGAGGGGCTCGCCTTCGCCCTCCTGGTGGGGGATGCCGCTCAGATCGCGACCCCGTCGGCGGCCGGTGGGGCCTCCGACCCCAGCTACTCCCTGGCCGCCGGGACGGACAACTATCCCGATCTCTTCGTCGGGCGCTTCTCGGCGGAGACGATCGCCCACGTCGAGACTCAGGTCGCCCGCACGGTGACGTACGAGAAGACGCCGATGGCGGGGGCCGCCTGGTACCACCAGGGAACCGGCATCGCGTCGGACCAGGGTCCGGGGGATGACGGGGAGTACGACTACCAGCACATGAACGTGATCCGGCTGAAGCTCCTCACCTACTCCTACTCGCTCGTGGACCAGATCTACGACCCCAGCGCGACGGCGGCGATGGTGACCAGCGCGCTGAACGCCGGGCGGGGCATCGTGAACTACTGCGGGCACGGGTCGATGACGAGCTGGGGAACGACGGGGTTCTCCAACGCGAACGTCAGCGCCCTCGCGAACGACTGGATGCTCCCCTTCATCTGCAGCGTCGCCTGCGTGAACGGCCAGTTCAATGCGGGGACCTGCTTCGGAGAGGCTTGGCTTCGCTCGACGCGCGCGGGCAACCCGATCGGCGCGGTTGCGACCTACATGTCGTCGATCAACCAGTCGTGGAACCCGCCGATGTGCGGCCAGGACGAGGTGATCGACCTTCTGGTCAATGACGAGATGCGCACCTTCGGGGGGCTCTGTTTCAACGGCTCCTGCCAGATGATGGATGAGTACGGCGCGGACGGCCAGAACATGTTCCTCACCTGGCACATCTTCGGGGATCCCTCGCTCGCGGTGCGCACGGCGACCCCCGCGGCGATGTCGGTGAGCCACGAGGGAGCGATCCTGTTGACGCAGACCGACTACGCGGTGCGCGTCGCCGGCGTGCACGGCGCGCTCTGCGCGCTCTATGCCGACGGAGTCCTCTACGGCTCCGCCTACACCGACGCTCTCGGCGACGCCACGATCCAAATGGCCGACCCGCCCCAGGAGCCGACGACGCTCACCCTGACGGTGACCGCCTACAACAAGATCCCGGTGATCGATCCCGTGGAAGTGCTGCCCTTGAACGGCCCGTACATCGTTCTCGGCGGAACATCGGTCCTGGACGAGGACTCGGGGAACGGCAATGGAGCCTGCGACGCCGGGGAGACCGTCGGGTTGACCCTCACATTGCGCAACGTCGGCATTGAGTCCGCGGACGGCGTGGAGGCGACCCTCTCGACGCTCGATCCGCTCGCGCAGATTCTCGTGCCGCAGCGGAGCTTCGGCAAGATCATGGCCGACTCGAGCGCGACCAACGCGGAGCCTTTCGTGATCGAGGTGAGCGGCGATGCGCCTGATCAGCACCCCGTTCCGATCGCCGTGAATGTACACAGCTTGAACGGCGACTGGAACGCGAGCTTCAACCTCGTCCTCATCGCTCCGGTCCTCGGCGCCGGGCCGATCCTGATCGACGACTCGCTTCCCCCCGGCAACTCCAACGGCAGCGCCGACCCGGGGGAGTCGTTCTACGTCCAGCTGAGACTCGCCAACGGAGGACACGGAGACGCGCGGGGCATGATCGCGACGCTGAGCTGCGCGAGCCCTGACGTGGTCGTGCTGGACGGCGAGGGCGAGTGCCTGCTGGCGGAGGCGGGCTCGATGGGGCTTCTGAGCTCCTACCAGATCGAGATTCTCTCGAGCTGCCCGAGCCCGACGACGCTCCTCCTTCACGTCGAGGTCGCGAGCGAGGCGGGCTACGGGGCCGCCCTCGACTATCCGCTCTCCGTCGGGGCCTGGTCCGATCATGCCGAAACAGATCAGGGCTGGACGCTGGGGCTTTCGGGCGACACGGCTACCGCCGGTCGCTGGGTCCGCGCGGAGCCCGTCGGGACGCAGTACAACGGCCAGCAGGTTCAGCCGGATCTAGACCACACGCCGGATCCTGGGGCTCTCTGCTTCGTGACGGGCAACGGCGCCGTCGGCGGCGCGGCCCCCGATTCGGACGTCGACGGCGGACGGACGACGCTCTTGTCGCCGGTCTTCTCCCTCGGCGGGGCGGTCTCCGCGACGCTGGAGTACTGGCGCTGGTACACGAACAACCTCGGCAACAATCCGGGCCAGGACTACTGGGCGGTCGACGTGACGGCCGATGGGTCGTCCTGGACGCATCTCGAGTACACGACCGCGAGCGCGAACAGCTGGAACCAGTATTCCTTCAATCTGGCCGAGCATGTCGCTCTCACCGACGCCGTCAGGATCCGCTTCATCGCCGAGGATCTCTCTCCCGGCTCTCTCGTCGACGCGGCCGTGGACGACGTCACTCTGACGGTTGTGCGCGCACCCGTGACGGGAGTCGATGGGGCCAATGCGGGCGCGCCTCACGGAACCCTCTCCTTCCGCCCGAACCCGCTGGGCGCGAGCGGCTCGATCATCTACAGCCTGGTTCGCCCGACCACCGTCCGGCTCGCCCTCTACGACGTGGCCGGAAGGCTGGTGCGGACCCTGGTCGACGGCCCCGCCGCCGCAGGAGAGCACACCGTCGGGTTCGATGCGGGCACGGTCCCGTCAGGGATCTATTTCGTCCAGATCGACACGCCGGAGGTGACCCAGTTCAAGCAGGTGACGATCGTTCGTTGATCGCGCCATCGAGGGTCATGAAGATCTGAACCGGGGCGGCTCTCTCTCCATGGGGGGAGCCGCCCGCGCATGGTATGATCGTGGGGGGACCTGTTGTCCCGATCGGCCGCACCCGGCGAGCCTGCAGGCTCGCGAAAGTTCGACAACCTGACGATCTGGCTCCCCGCCCCATCCCGGGGTGGGTGGAAAGGAGCAGGGATGGCATCTTGCCGCCGTCAACTGGTGATCCTCCTGGGGATCCTTGCATTCTGCATCGCAACAGCGCACGCCTTCGCCCCCGTGGAGGAGCGCGCCGATCTGGCGATTACGCGGCCGGGCGCGGAGCGCCCGCCCGTGTGGCGACAGGAGGGGCTGCGCGCCGAGCAGCACCCCGAGGCCGCCCTCTTCGAGGCCCGGGCCGGTTCGGGATGGACTTATAGCTGGAATGCCGTGAACGGGACGCCCCACGCGGTCTATGGCCCGGGTGTCGACCTCTCCACGGGGTTCCTGTCCGGCGAGGCGCAGGCCGAAGATGCGGCGCGGCGCTTCGTCGACCAGCATCGGGAC from Candidatus Eisenbacteria bacterium encodes:
- a CDS encoding T9SS type A sorting domain-containing protein, producing MMGHSLSRAAAVALLLGLLFLLPGSASASWISLGGAEGTQVEVRVLDSSPDRILLECSVPGFYAEPIEIDGRTYHRISLAGESNLIEKGLPDLPHVCRSVIIPDQARMDVRVVDSVVEEFAAYPVAPSKGNILRTVNPADVPFVFDAFYERDQWWPVESARGGAPYILRDFRGLTVEILPFSAHGADGSLRVASRMTLEVAAAGLDTRNALVRGAPPEKVVAEFSRIYGRHFLNWETSRYVPVAEQGRMVVIVHDAFRAAMLPFVEWRNQMGIPTSLVDISTIGNTATLIDAYITNLYQTEGLAFALLVGDAAQIATPSAAGGASDPSYSLAAGTDNYPDLFVGRFSAETIAHVETQVARTVTYEKTPMAGAAWYHQGTGIASDQGPGDDGEYDYQHMNVIRLKLLTYSYSLVDQIYDPSATAAMVTSALNAGRGIVNYCGHGSMTSWGTTGFSNANVSALANDWMLPFICSVACVNGQFNAGTCFGEAWLRSTRAGNPIGAVATYMSSINQSWNPPMCGQDEVIDLLVNDEMRTFGGLCFNGSCQMMDEYGADGQNMFLTWHIFGDPSLAVRTATPAAMSVSHEGAILLTQTDYAVRVAGVHGALCALYADGVLYGSAYTDALGDATIQMADPPQEPTTLTLTVTAYNKIPVIDPVEVLPLNGPYIVLGGTSVLDEDSGNGNGACDAGETVGLTLTLRNVGIESADGVEATLSTLDPLAQILVPQRSFGKIMADSSATNAEPFVIEVSGDAPDQHPVPIAVNVHSLNGDWNASFNLVLIAPVLGAGPILIDDSLPPGNSNGSADPGESFYVQLRLANGGHGDARGMIATLSCASPDVVVLDGEGECLLAEAGSMGLLSSYQIEILSSCPSPTTLLLHVEVASEAGYGAALDYPLSVGAWSDHAETDQGWTLGLSGDTATAGRWVRAEPVGTQYNGQQVQPDLDHTPDPGALCFVTGNGAVGGAAPDSDVDGGRTTLLSPVFSLGGAVSATLEYWRWYTNNLGNNPGQDYWAVDVTADGSSWTHLEYTTASANSWNQYSFNLAEHVALTDAVRIRFIAEDLSPGSLVDAAVDDVTLTVVRAPVTGVDGANAGAPHGTLSFRPNPLGASGSIIYSLVRPTTVRLALYDVAGRLVRTLVDGPAAAGEHTVGFDAGTVPSGIYFVQIDTPEVTQFKQVTIVR